The DNA sequence GATGGAGGCTTCAGAAGCCTTTAACAGTGGAGCTGACACATTTATAACTGCCGTTCACTGAACCAATTATAGTGCTTTACCGTGGAGAGATCAGTTTTATGATTGGGTCAATGATGTCAATGATTGAAAGCACCATGCATCCAGCTTTATTGACATCCAGAAAAGAGAAtgcatttgattatttaaatagTCATTGAGAAGACTGACTATGATGGAATCAGAGAGATTTGGGTTGATACTCAGAAGGAATAGGTTGCAGTCTTGCACCAAACGTAATGATGTGCTACACACTGTATGTAATTAGCTGAGCTTGAACTGAACACGGAACACAGTGATCATAAAATTCAGGTATTTGGGACCTATAAAGTGTCACTGAGATTAGTTTAAAGAataagtgtttgtttgttttttttttggacatgaCAAAGTGCCTCTTGTGCCCCATGAGTTAATTTGTGTAAGGTCAGACCTAACTGATACATTATTGCCACAATTCAGCTAACTGggccttattttaaaaagtacagttgTATGCTAGAATCAATGGCGTTTTCTGCAgcattacagtgtgtgtgtatgtatgtgtgtatgtggtgtcaGTCTGCACATGATCAGCTCAGATGGTCTATGACAGCAGTGTCTTTCTTCACACAGACAGTCATTGCTGTTGCTCTGTCAGGGACTTCATTGAGTGGACAGATATGTCATTCAGTCCAAGCTGAACGGACAAGGGAGTGTTTCACCCCCTGTTGTCCATATGCATTTTCTCTCAGCTTCACAGAGATtgcttctctgtgtctctcctctgcagactcagtaaatgaaattaaaactttGATACATCACAACTTTAGTGTGTAAAACAGTGTTTAATTCCCTTAGGATCATCATCATTTTACGCAAAAAATCTGTTGTGCTTATGAGCATTGGGAGCTTTATATTCATTTATCATGGACCCCACTAATTAGCACCTCAAATAATTAGGATCTGTGCATAAATGTCTGATCTTTGCTGAAGCCTGTAACTCCTCCATCCCAGTCACATGACACCTTCTAGTACCTTGATCATAATCCTGGCATCAGGATCACCAGGATTTTACCTACTGAGAGGCTTTGACATGCTGGCATTAATAAATTATCCCTATGTTGTGTGACTACATATTCCACAACCCCCTAAGAGTACAGGAAAGAAGCAAATTTACTTCCTGTGAAAGCAAAGATTATGCAGACAAGCCAGGAACTTAGCTTTGTATTCCTAACTTTGAAAGTTCAGTTTTTACCTTTTTGAAgtttaaaagttttttgtaGTTTGATTAATCTTATCAATGGCCATCTTTGCGAACGTGACCAAGGTGGATGTTCTATCCGTGGGCATATCTCTTCAGGAATATGAATAAACTAGTATAGAAACTCATCTTACCAACTGGATACTCCTGTGGTTAGGTAGAAAAGAATGCTGGAGTTGACCCTTTGCTAAGTGTAGAGAATCTGTGGTTTCAAGGCTGGCTAACAAGGCCAAGGGGGTGGATGGAGGCTGTTTCATTAATCCAATCAGAGAAGAGCCCCTCAGAGCTGAACAGATGGTGCATCTGGCATGGCCATTTAGGATAATGAGATGTGTCCACTGGTACCAGTAGCCAATCAATTCGAGTGAAGGGGGTTTCCGACAACACAGCTAAGCATGGCAGTATGACAGGCCTTCCAGTCTCACTCTGTCAGCCTTAACTTGGGTCTGGCAACGTCTGTGCTGTTACAGTACTTGACATTCCaggaatgatttttaaaaaagcagaagaTGTTTTACAAAGCAGAATTAACACATTGAATAAGTTATACTTTGATATAGATTTTCACTGGTTTTgaagtacattttctttgatAGGTTGAGAACAAATCTGTGGGGAGCTCTGCTGTCTCTGTTAAGATTTGATTTCTACCAGTCTTATGTCAGGCACATCTGTTTAAGGGATGACCTTAGATTTTCTCTGAGCCTTCAGACGATGATTTGGTATCTCTTCCACCATGGCAGCAGCACTCTTTGACCCATGCGACcctgaaaatgaacagaaatctAACTGAAAGATAAAGCTTTCTGAAGTTAAATCTGGAGTGCATTCTGGTCTTTCATAGCTCAGACTGATGCCGGCTGCCCTAACCAGTGATTTGTAGAGCTAGGAATATCAGCGGATAACAGGAGTCCCGGGGGCTATGTGTCTGATTCATGAGATGCTCTGCTGCTATCAAACCTAAAGGATGCAAGGTACTCTCAAGATCTCTTAAGGGGACATGATGACTTAAAGTTCAAGAGAAAAATGCATcattacatgtgtatatatgcatgtgtgtgtgtttaagtgtgaatgtgtgtaagtCTTTCACTGGGCATGCATGTTTGCAGAGCACTGAAGAAATGTTTTACGTTGAAATAAAATTCTGCTGAACAATTTTTAACATCACAATCAAACATTTCTCAATACGTTTATAACCACATTTGGGGTGTTCTTTTTCCTGTGTCGTCCTGTTACAATGTGAGAGAGTAGAGTTACTGTAATGATTTCTGAAGTATGAGCAACTggctacagttttttttcaattctgaTGTCCTTTCTACAAGCTGTGCAGCCAACGCACTGCGGGTGGCAGGTCTCAGATTGACCAGAGGTGTCACTGTTGTGCACTCAGGGAAATCCCGGCCTAGTTGGAACCCTCCCTCACAGGATGAAGCTTAATGCAATTATGTGCTGCGCTGTAAGGCTGCTGGCCATAATCAGGATTTGGTTATTGATAattttctcatgagaaaaaaagaaaatgaagttatATTGTTCTCTATAAAGAGAACAAGAATTTCTTACTAGTTTTGTGTGATCAGTTTCTTCTGTTTCATTTCTTGGCCTGTGGTGAGATCAATGTGAATTTTGTGAGGCTGgaatcccagaatcccctgaATTTGTTCGGGTGTGATAGCGTGAGGGAGGAGTTAATGTGATGACTGTTGTAAAGGCTGTGTGTGAGCCAGTGTGATTGTTTTTCTGCTGCCTTTCAACATATCCTTGAGTTCTATTGTGAGGACATTTCTCCATGCACCCaggcatttacatgcacacacacaaacacacacacagacacaaattaatttgaaatctGTGCACTAAAACAGCTGTAAATACACAGGATATTCATATCGTGTATGAGTGTTGATCTCTTCCCTGAATGTCATTTTTCTATTACTGAGCATTTCTGAAATCTGAAGTGATACAAGGGTTTCCTGAGTAAACAGATTTATGGCTGTGCTCCCTTGCAAGCTTTCCACACCAATGGGGAATTTTCACCGGATCAGTGACCTGTCTTGGTTTGGGTTTTGTCCAGCCACCTGGGGTTAAGTTAATCCATTCAGTAAATGATAATGAGTAATGTTGTGAAAACATTGTGCAGTATAAATAGACATTAtacagagaacagaaatgtaggggacttgtgtttttggttttttagtACTTCTCTGGTTGAATCTGTGAGCCACTGACTCTTTATGCCCCACAGGTGTCAAACCCCAGACCTGGAggaccgcagtgtctgctggttttttggggTGTTTCACAAGTGTTTCATTTACGTCATTGAATAGCTAAAGAACCCACACaacttgttctcaaggccttaactggCTGCtttttgaaaggaaaccacaaaaacccacaggcTCTGCGAcacccttgggattcagtttgacacccctgctttacacCTTACTATTCACACAGTACTACATCAGAGCTAGTGACTATTTAAACATCCTGCAGTCCACAGACTACTACaagagagccagtgactatttgtGTTTAGCAACCCTTTTGGTAGAGATCCTATTAATTCATATGTACAAGATAAATTTGTTACATACTTTCAAGAAAAGATAACTATAGTTCAATTCAGTATAACATTTATAAGAGAATTGTTAGCTTTAGGTACAATATCATGCTGTTATGATATATTTTACACCAGTCAACTCATAAATACTTTGCTCAAACTGTTCATATTGCCACTGCATTCTTGAAATAGTTTCTCATTGCTGGCCAGATGCCAGTTTATCTATTATAAATTGCTCTGTATTGAATGGAAAGTTTCTCACAGTTCTAAACACTTTAAATCGGTGGTCAAATCATAGTAATGTGAGTGTTGATGTTCATAATTTATCTGTTCCTGTCCTATTAGTGCTGTGTTTGACACTGCTTATCATAAAATATTGTTACATTGTCTGAAAATTGGTCTGTCTGGAACGACTGAATAGTttaattaaatagttttcatCTTATCTAACAAGAAGAACCTATTCTGTTATCCTTGGAGAATCCAAAGGTTACCCTTGGAGAATCCAACAATAATTGAATGTGACAGGGACCCATCCTCAGTccacttattattattttgtgtaccAATTGAAGGCAAGGCATGTCTGGTGTGTCCATGGGAAGTATTGAAGTGCGCAGTGAAATGTTcactgttaaatcaactcttaaaGAGTGTACATGGTCCCTGTTGGTCTCTGTATGTACTCTGTTTGAGTAGAATTAAATCTGGACGTTTTACTGTGCAGTTGTCTGGTGTGTCAACCTGTAATAATGTGACTGTACCCAAAGAATCTCTGCTGTCTTAAACTCACCCAATCCCTGATAGGACACAGCCAATTATGTCAGGGTCACCCTGTCATAGTGACTCCCTGTCATAGTGATCCCTGTTGGAAATTCTAGCTTGGTTACAGCCTGGTTTTAAGAGGATCCAGTTTGTTTTGGGCTAGTCCAACAGGTTTGGAGCTGATTTGGAGATGGTCAAGCTAGCAGCAAAATGGTTGAGATAGCAACCATGCTGGCAGGACTATGTCTGGCTGGTGAGCCAACAACAGGCCATCACCAATTTCCAGATGGtatccagctggagcagaagcttGCTCCAGCTAGATTCCCTTTTGGGCTGGTAGCTGGAATTTCCAGCAAGAATAGCGTAGCCAAGGCTGAAACCTGTCATACTAGGACCCAGCCCACGGTCTTCGAGTGTCAAACTGAGCTGCtcagaaatgtgtttgtctttgttaaCATGTGTGCCACCCAGATGTTTAATGTAGACTGGTGGTCCACTGTTTATGCAGATGCCTCTTCATTGAAATGTGAGAAATAACTGCTAAATCATTTTGACAGCCTGAAATGAACccttccctctccatctcttcctctctctgcaggtctGACTACAGCCCCTTGTCCTCTGGTAGCAGTAAGTACACAAGCTTTGTCCTGTACAAACCCCCCCTGTTTCCAGCTGTACCATACTGTATCTGGCTGTACTGTATCCCCCAGTATCTGCTGTTTAAGTGAAATCCCAGGGCAGGGACCTGCTCTCATAGCCCTGTATGAATGAATGTCCTTTCACTCCTCcttacgtatgtgtgtgtgcatgcgcttgacaggcacctgtgtgtgtgtgtgtgtgtgtgtgtgtgtgtgtatttttgtgttacaGGTTGAATTTCCTCATTCAATTTGCCAGAGTCATCCAGTGTCACTATCATGGGATTATGACCAGCGTTAAGCGCTAGGAAGCCCTCCACTCACAGGAATATGGACAAACCCACACTGGCCCCTTATTTTTCTGTACTTTCTGTTAAAGCCCTACTAGCAGTGTTTCTCCTGGTCTGGGGGGCAGTATGGGACAGCAACgtgtatttacatacatactgtCCACTTGTCTGTTGTTCTGTCTTCCTCCTCACTGTGGAGGAAATGGCTGTGCATGTGaggaaatattttatcttttgatCTTTGGTCTGACTGAGGTATGAAACATTGTGACAAATAGTTGGATAACATTTGATGTTGttgtcctgttttttgtttgttggctccacttttttttggctttatCGTCTATTGAAATTTGGCTCTGACCTCAGTTGGTAGACGTACAGTCCAGACATAAATAACAGTACATCTGTAGAATACATTACAACACGGTACAACAGTGGTATCTGGACCACTTCCCCACCTCACACCATGCTGTATTGCTGTGAGACCTGAAAAAATCAAACCCTTTTCGGGGAAATTTCATTTGAACTCCCCAAGCTCATCCTGAGAAAAGATGGGGTGATGTGGAGGGTAATTTGATAGCTATACTGCAAGTCCATCTGTTGCCACCATCTAAGAAACTGTTATTCTCTCTCATAGAGCTCAAGGCTGCCAAATAACAAAATAAGACTTTGGCACTCATGGTGAATTCTAAGACGTGGGACTGGGTACCCCCCTCACTTTCATAGTGACGTTGAAAACAAGTTTTTCTCAGTGATAGGAAAAAATTAATGTGTGACATATAAGCTAATGCATCTCCCTTGTCAAATACTCACACTCAGTCAGGCACCAATCATTTGAGAGTTGGATCTGCATTAAATAAACTGATTCTGCATCAGTACAGAGAAAATGAGCTGCAGGCTTTGGTGCTGTGTTCTATTCAATATAATTTCCATGTAAATTTTCCATGTGGGTTAATTACCCAGAGTTCAGTGCTGCTCTTCTCCAGTCTCACTCCAGGAGTTTGTCAGTGTGGTTGGGTTGAGAGATTATTccagactctctctctttctgaaagcTTTATTGATATTCCAGACCAGTCAGCAAGAATTTTCCATATGGTGTCATGCAAATACACCACACACCCAACATGTATCGCCATACTAAAGCAAAGAAAGGCTTGTGTAAATTGAACTACTACAAGGAGCCATCATTCGATGTGTGAGGAGCAGCCACCTTTGTATTTAATCATGTGAGATTTAACACATCACAAATGTTTATGGAACTCTCTCTACAGCCTTCCTCAGGACCACTGTACAACTTTCCCCACTGTATTCCAAAGTTCTAATGCAGGGTAGTCATTGATGAAACGATACATTTTCCACACACAGAACTGGAACCAGGTTGGAGCTGTGGGTAGACACAAGGTCAATAGCAATATTAACAGTGTTAACAATGCTAACAGTGCTAACATCTGAGGGGAGAAGCAGGACACAGCTGGaccatgtatttatttaaccgGTCTTTAGCTTTCAGAGAAAATTGTATATCTCATGCTACATGGGCAGTGAGGCCCTTGGTTTGAAAACTGAAGCAGAACTGTCCCAGTTACACGTGCTAATATGCTTACTAGAGATGTAGCTATGCTGTGGACAGCAAATCACGATTTAGTTAGGTTCAACCATGTCAGAGGGCAAAGAATATGAGGTTTATCTGTGTGAGCAAACAGAGTTGCACCACCTCAAGATTACTGTTAACACTTTAAAAGTAGACAAAACAGCACATTGTGTGAATCTGAATAAATTGCAGCTGgaaggaggggcggggctgtgccTGTTCTTTAGTTTCTCCttatgattgtttttaattaacagCTTCAGACATTCACATTGCATGCCTGCCAGGCACTCCACACCACAGCCTTTAGTATATTGCACTAATCATAGTCGCATGTGCTATGAAACATGACCATAGCTCCATAACATGATTCctatgtattttgtgtgtgtgtgtgtgtgtgtgtatccctttgtgcttgtgtatatgagtgtatgcatccatgtgtgtgtgcatacgcaaatgtgtgtatgtaggtgtgtctgtgtgtttttaacttGCTGGCACAAAAAGAGAAGGAGGTGAAGTGTTGATGCTGCATTTTTTTAGTAGTGCTGAAAAAAGATAGCTGTCTGCATGTAGTTTTTCTTCAGTTCAGCGTGTTACTTTGACCTCTTCAGTGGGGGATTATCCACTTTCCAAAGGCTTCAGAAGGTGTTTTGGGCTCTTAAATGACAAGTGTTCCTCTCTCTACAAAGaccagtttttcctttttaagtCCCCTTTAAGTTTTCGTGGtttacttaattattttaaacaagcaaCAAAAAATTCAGCTTTTTTCACTGTTCTGTTGCTGATTTTTcagtgtgctgtttgtttggaaaAGTGTTTTCACAGCACAGGATAAAGTATCACTTGGCACATTCTTTTCTCCAGCTTCTTCTCCAGCCCAGGGTCAAATACAGAATTGATGTTTGCCTTTGTTGCATTGTACATTCATCgtgtgagaaaaaaacatgcccACAGGGCCTGTGGGGTAGGTccatactctctctctttcctccgaGTAGCATAGAAACCACCAGCGGGGGTTGATTGTGCAAAAGGGAAAAAGTTGACTAGTAGAAAGTTATAAACCACTTCCCCAGTCCAGTGATGGGAACACCCTGCTATAGAAGGCACCTTCTTCTGGGTGAGATATTAAACTGTGGTTGTGACTTTCTGTGGTTATTAAAGAGCCCATGGAACCTTTCTCACAATTAGGCCAAATTCCCACCCTGGCTCTGTCATTCTGCCACCTAATCTTCCCCCAGTTTAACTGGCTCAGTAATTCCTTGCATCTCCACCTCAGCTGGTGTATGGTGAGTGTTCTGGATTAAAATGGCttccatgcatcacccaggtgggtgctacacattggtggtggttgaagTGACTCtttcagtcttttatttttcatagtcatctttttatagattttttttagaaactgaGAAATCAGAAATCACATATTTTCATGATTGAGGAATTCATACATGAAACAGCATGTATGAATTCCTCATACATGCACAGCATAGCGCATAGCTCAAAGACATGTATGTGGATCACTTAGCTCACTGTGTGTTGCATATTGCACTGGCACAATTTTAAACTATAATTGTCTTTATCAAAGAGTACCCCGGATGCAGGAATTTGACATCTCTGGTAAAAATGTGCATTCCTCCCTGACCTCTTGGGTCACATCATCTTGAGGGGACTTTGGAGAAAGATGGGGAAGTTCTGCTCTCTGTGATATTGCttttgaaacatgaaaataacCTTCAGCTTCCTCGCTAGTTAATTTCCAGCACTCTGTGATGAAGTTTTGACAGAACTTCTTCCTTCTGAGATTGTTTTGGGAAATCTTTTTGTTGTAATGGTATTTCACAACCAAATGGTAATCAAATCAGACACCTCCCCCACATTCTAAACAGGTTTAGTGTTAGGTGGGTAGGTCCCTCGGTCGGACCGAATGTTGGTGGGTTTGGCTTTCAGCCTTTTTTGTAGGAATGCTCTGGTCAAGAATTCAGGAGGGAAAGCATAACCGGTGTAAACGTTGCAAAATTCACGCTGTGCAGTCTTTCAGCCTGAGTAACCACCCTCTAATGAGAATAACAAGCAAAATGGGGGGGTATGTGGCCTAGTTAGACagaaccccctcccctcatctcttggaagagatagagagattgAGGAGAGCAATGcggaaggagagaaagggagagagagagagttctggACGGTTCTGCTCTGTTCACCCCAGTTTAACATATCATCCAGTATCACTGCTAACTGAGGATACCAGTAGAGGGGTCATGTTTACATTCCTCTAGCTTCAGCGAATACGACTCAGCTGAAGTTATTTCATGAAGGTTAAAGGGAAATGCCAAcctgggtttttttatttgtagaaGAGCAGCTGTCCTCCAGATTAAAACAAGTTCACAGTCAACTCCCTATGCAAGTGAGTGCAGAGATATAGCACCAAACTACTGTGTATTCTCAAGTTCCTGCTTTACTTATGGCTACCACAGGGCGGGTACTGACAGTCTGTGGGAGGGTGTCAGACACAGGTGGACAAATGAAGCTGTGCCCGGTCcaactcaaacaaacacattccaATGTATTGGCATTGCGGCACTGTTACAGTACTACATGCACACCATCAGTCATTACTTACCTGAGGTGGCCCTGAGTCTGCTGCATGTTCAGCTCCAGCAGCATCATGAAAAGCTGCCACCATACCTCTTCATCTTATCTCCTTGGTCGTGTATTTGGGCTCAAAACGGTAGCCTTCAACTTCTGATTCCAGTAAAATCTTCCGAAATGTGTCGTCATCTATTGTATCCTCCAGAAAATCGTTGGAAGCCATTATATTCAAATAATGGGTAGCCAAGAATTCATTTCGCCACTATGCTAGCTAACTCACAAGTTAATAACTGTTTGCAGTTGGAACAGCAGCCTCTCTATGTGTTTGTCAATGCATACTGTTTTGGTGTATTGGGTATCAACTGTGgcttctctcactttctctcactctctctttttccacaGGTGAGCGCTCCATGGGGGTGTTGCAGGACCCCTTCCTGGTCAGCGTCCACATCATCACTGACCCGGGTCAGGCCACGCCTCTTCAGCGGGCGGCGGACGCCCTCCTCTCCTGCATCCACCCGGAGCTGCAGCTCTTTCGCGTGTCAGAGCGGGGCGCTTGGCGACTGCGGCCCAAGCCGCCGCCCCGCGGTCCCCCCTCCATCCTCCAGAGGGCGCCGCCTGCCCAGCCCGCGCTGGCTGTCATCCTGTTCCTCCAGGAGgagtgtgggggagaggggcgtaTCCTGCACCTCCACCGTGCCCTCCAGCGCCCGCCGTGGCGCTACCACCACACCAAGCGGGTCAACGGCAGGCTCCTTCCTCCGGCCCCCCACAGCCAGGACTTCTTCACGCTGGCGCCGGGGACGCCGCTCTGGGCTGTGCGCCAGGTGCACTATGGGAAGAAGATGGTGCGCTTCACCGTGTACTGCCGGCACCAGAGCTTCGGCGACATGGTGAGGATGTACGGCCTGCTGCTGCGCCGGCCGCTGGCCCAGTGCAGGGAGGACCTCTGCCTCTTCGTTGTGTACTCGAACCCGCACACCGAGGTGCAGCTTTCCTTCAAGAGGCTCCCCTGGGGCCAGAGCCCCGTTCCCACCGACTCGGCCATCATGGAGCTCCGCGTGCGGGACGTGGGGGGGCTGgtgcccctcctgccccacccctgcacccccatcaGTGAGGTGCGCTGGCAGACCGAGGACTATGACGGGAACAAGAtactgctgcaggtgagggggaatgggggaggctggtggggggtggcagCGTGGCTAGTTGCCAGGTTCTGCTGGTCTTTGTTGTTGCTAAGAGTTTGATCAGATAAAGAAGTTAATCTGGCTAATCTTATTTCTTGGGTTGCGGATTAcagcaaaacaagaaaaggcAACAGACCCAGTGGATTTCCAGTGCTGCAGACCTCTGACACAGATGGTAGCCACAATGTTGTGGTAACATTATCCACTAAGAgcactggggggtggggcaggggtaGCACTGTGGGTAGCAGCTACTGGCCAGCAGCTAGCATCCACATGAAATGTGGGGTCATAATAGTGTATTATCACTTAACTCACTGACTTTAACCAATCATAGATTTCTGCTATAGATGAGAGCATGTGGAAGCTCCTCCCATTATCAAAAACTTCACCCTCCAGTTACTTCTTCAGTCGGACACTTTCCCCTGGACTAGAGTTTCATGTACTTGTTTGCCTGCTACAGTCAgaacacagagtgaatgtgagaGTGGTTCCCGCTGGATGCTTCACAGGCCTGGCGGTCAGGCATTGAGGCTTggcaccacagcacagaagcGTCCAATTTGCTTTACATTCACCCAGACTGAGTTTGCACCAGGCCGGCGTGAGTGGGCCCTAGGGAGGGTCGTGTTTCCACTCTGGAAGCGGAGTCTGTGGAACAGGGGCGAGAGATGCCGCCAGGACAGGAAGCATTCATTCAGTGTGAGGCAGCGTTGTGATCTCTCTTATCCGGAGTATGAGAACCCAACCCCCCTCCAGGTCTTACAACAGacccctccctgtgtgtgtttgtgcatgtgtgtgtgtgtgggtgtgtatgcatgtgtgtgtgcgtgtgtgtgtgtgtgtgtgtgtgtgtggctaatGGTTCAGGTACAGTATACAatagttttcttttctgttaaatgagagATCACCGAGCTTCACACACCATTAATAGTAACCCACAGCTATctggtctccctctctgtcccatcCACCAGTGTTTTCCTGCCCAGAAATGTCCATTCCCCGGTGTAACTCTGGCTCCATCTACCTGCATAAACTAATTATAGATTGTCACAAAAGGTTCAGTACTGTTTAGTAATTTATGAGAAGCAAACTTAAGGTGAAGTCTGTCtgatactgtttttttaaaaagaaagagaaagagacagaaagagtgaaGTGGGAGCAGAGAAGGAGAGTGTAAATGGGGAGAAcagaatggaaatggaaaatgataaaatggAAAAGGAGAGTTGACAGAAAATGGGAAACAGCAAgcagagcaaaagagagagaaagaaggtgACAGAAAGCAAGATATTAAGGtatttactgtgtgtttgttgctAACTTGTgaaaagagacagaggagaacACTGTGacttcaaatcaaatcacaggtgtcaaactcctggaaggctgcagtgtctgctggtttttgggatGTTCTCAGCACCActggttcatttaagtcattgattggctaaggaatccacacacctggTTCTGAAGGCCTTAATTAGAAGCTGATTGAATggaaggaaatcacaaaaacctgcagacactgcagctacttgggattcagtttgacacccctgctttaaagAGTAACAGAGGGAAAATTGGGCAAAGGCCTGACTTGGGGGGCACTGTAACTGATCTCTCATTGGGGAGGGGGATATCAGAACAAGGTATGAGGGTTTTACACCGTGTACTGTGGGGCATTTCACAGGGCTTAGGGTGCATTTTAACAAGTGTAGGGCGTTGGATTTTCTGGGCCCCGTGGTTTTGATGAAAGGTGGGATGAGTCGCCATGTTGAGGGTCATTTAATGTGCAAGAAATAAGCCCAAAAGTTCCAATCTTCTGATGTTTGTTCTTCTAAAGATACTCTCACTGATGCGG is a window from the Anguilla anguilla isolate fAngAng1 chromosome 3, fAngAng1.pri, whole genome shotgun sequence genome containing:
- the LOC118222897 gene encoding protein FAM124A-like isoform X2, with the translated sequence MGVLQDPFLVSVHIITDPGQATPLQRAADALLSCIHPELQLFRVSERGAWRLRPKPPPRGPPSILQRAPPAQPALAVILFLQEECGGEGRILHLHRALQRPPWRYHHTKRVNGRLLPPAPHSQDFFTLAPGTPLWAVRQVHYGKKMVRFTVYCRHQSFGDMVRMYGLLLRRPLAQCREDLCLFVVYSNPHTEVQLSFKRLPWGQSPVPTDSAIMELRVRDVGGLVPLLPHPCTPISEVRWQTEDYDGNKILLQVRGSNQCRRRHTIGQFNDLLENPSLTPSPFPPDPATAPPYGCDPASYRNRRCHRNPSRTRQQNQARVSQPDLALAFHKDQASQRCDPAASRFCWSGVRSRSLFCLPTLSRACSTPCSPSPSFCTGLSRRSSLLAPPFRLNVDTLVGAVETDVDTGLKMDSRAVDLSVVSAYSRPFPPPPSPHSTPPCENPALLRNSHSSSAKPSIEHRLRPHSTCLLGTVWDGGSGTWAEGNGTQDTLAEEEQEFYI